A single genomic interval of Malania oleifera isolate guangnan ecotype guangnan chromosome 11, ASM2987363v1, whole genome shotgun sequence harbors:
- the LOC131143451 gene encoding uncharacterized protein At4g26485-like produces the protein MLGMEELGQREYCGEGGKEETKWIKHYSSSHRILLVGEGNFSFAASLANAFGSASNIIATSLDPKDEVLRKHPSARGNLERLESLECTIIHGVDAHTMSLHPALSHLSFHRIVFNFPHAGFLLPEYHHIQIRLHQKLVKGFFGSAGEMLAEGGEVHVTHKTAHPFSEWEIEEVAGECGLSLVERVEFCIWDYPGYKNRRGASPRSDRTFPVGECSTFKFSKNISPLFT, from the exons ATGCTGGGAATGGAAGAATTGGGTCAACGGGAGTACTGTGGTGAGGGTGGGAAGGAGGAGACCAAATGGATAAAGCATTACAGTAGCTCTCATAGGATACTTCTTGTGGGGGAGGGCAATTTCTCATTTGCAGCTTCCCTTGCCAACGCTTTTGGCTCTGCTTCCAACATTATCGCTACTTCTCTCGACCCCAAAG ATGAGGTACTGCGGAAGCATCCAAGCGCGAGAGGCAACCTGGAAAGACTGGAGAGCCTGGAATGTACCATTATTCATGGAGTGGATGCCCACACCATGAGCCTTCACCCCGCCCTCTCCCATCTCTCCTTCCACAGAATTGTGTTTAACTTCCCCCACGCTGGCTTTCTACTCCCAGAATACCATCATATCCAAATTCG GCTTCACCAGAAGCTAGTGAAGGGGTTCTTCGGGAGTGCAGGGGAGATGCTGGCTGAGGGCGGAGAAGTGCACGTGACCCACAAGACGGCTCACCCATTCAGCGAGTGGGAGATAGAGGAGGTGGCAGGGGAGTGTGGGCTGAGCCTGGTTGAGAGGGTGGAGTTCTGTATATGGGATTACCCAGGTTACAAGAACAGAAGAGGAGCTTCTCCTCGCAGCGACAGGACATTTCCCGTTGGCGAATGCTCTACTTTTAAGTTTTCCAAAAACATCTCACCGCTCTTTACTTAA